One window of the Pieris brassicae chromosome 2, ilPieBrab1.1, whole genome shotgun sequence genome contains the following:
- the LOC123720800 gene encoding homeobox protein SIX6-like, with translation MRGSWDESTTAALHARILEAHRGPAAPERAAAEPACTEPPLSISALELAAPTPLLPLPTLSFSAAQVATVCETLEESGDVERLARFLWSLPVAHPNVAELERCEAVLRARAVVAFHAGRHRELYSILERHRFQRSSHAKLQALWLEAHYQEAERLRGRPLGPVDKYRVRKKFPLPRTIWDGEQKTHCFKERTRSLLREWYLQDPYPNPTKKRELAAATGLTPTQVGNWFKNRRQRDRAAAAKNRSAVLGRGFASSSTYDEDSADSEINVDEE, from the coding sequence ATGCGCGGCTCCTGGGACGAGTCCACGACGGCGGCGCTCCACGCGCGCATCCTGGAGGCGCATCGCGGGCCCGCGGCGCCCGAGCGAGCCGCCGCCGAGCCCGCTTGCACTGAGCCGCCGCTCTCTATCTCCGCGCTCGAGCTGGCCGCTCCGACTCCTCTGCTGCCGCTGCCTACGCTCTCCTTCAGCGCCGCTCAAGTGGCGACCGTCTGTGAGACCCTGGAAGAGAGTGGAGATGTGGAACGACTGGCGCGTTTCCTGTGGTCGTTACCCGTCGCACATCCTAATGTCGCGGAGTTGGAACGCTGCGAAGCCGTCCTCAGAGCGCGAGCGGTTGTCGCATTTCACGCCGGCCGTCACAGAGAACTCTACTCGATACTGGAGCGGCATAGATTTCAGCGTTCAAGCCACGCAAAGCTACAGGCTCTTTGGCTGGAAGCGCATTACCAAGAAGCGGAACGTTTGCGCGGTCGCCCTCTCGGTCCCGTCGACAAGTATAGAGTCAGGAAGAAGTTTCCACTGCCCAGAACGATTTGGGATGGCGAGCAAAAAACGCACTGTTTTAAAGAGAGGACGAGGTCTCTGTTGAGAGAGTGGTACCTGCAGGATCCTTATCCGAATCCAACGAAGAAAAGGGAATTGGCCGCGGCGACGGGGTTGACACCGACGCAAGTCGGCAACTGGTTCAAGAACCGGCGGCAAAGAGACCGCGCGGCCGCCGCAAAGAATAGATCCGCAGTTCTGGGCAGAGGTTTTGCGTCTTCCTCGACTTACGACGAAGATTCAGCCGACTCGGAGATCAACGTGGACGAAGAGTGA